A genomic segment from Marmota flaviventris isolate mMarFla1 chromosome 7, mMarFla1.hap1, whole genome shotgun sequence encodes:
- the LOC139706502 gene encoding UDP-glucuronosyltransferase 2B31-like, with the protein MSVNRNLVVLLIQLMCYFSSGSCGKVLVWPTEYSHWINLKTILDELLQRGHEVTVLTSTASILINPNTTSSINFEIYPASSSKKQMEERITKWIYEWIYDTPKDDFWQYFSLVQKIFKKYSDTIEQLCRNVVLNKKLMVKLHESKFDVVLSDAIGPCGELLAELLKVPFVYTLRFTPGYTYEKYSGGLTFPPSYVPIVMSELSDQMTFMDRIKNIMYMLYFDFWFQSFDVKKWNQFYSEVLGRPTTIYETMGKADFWLIRTYWDLEFPRPFLPNFDFVGGLHCKPAKPLPKEMEEFVQSSGENGIVVFSLGSMVSNMPEEKANIIAFALAQIPQRVIWRYQGKKPDKLGPNTRTYNWIPQNDLLGHPKTKAFITHGGANGVYEGIYHGIPMVGIPLFADQADNIAHVKAKGAAIRLEYRTLTSADLLKALRMVINDPLYKENAMKLSRIHRDQPVKPLDRAVFWIEFVMRHKGAKHLRVAAHDLSWFQYYSLDVIGFFLVCVATVMFIITKCCLFCCQMFSKTGKKKKRE; encoded by the exons ATGTCTGTGAACAGGAACTTAGTCGTTCTGCTGATACAACTGATGTGTTACTTTAGCTCTGGAAGCTGTGGAAAAGTGCTGGTGTGGCCCACAGAATACAGCCATTGGATTAACCTAAAGACAATCCTGGATGAACTTCTCCAGAGAGGTCATGAGGTGACTGTTCTGACATCAACAGCTTCCATTCTTATTAATCCCAACACAACATCCTCTATTAATTTTGAGATTTACCCTGCATCttcaagtaaaaaacaaatggaagaacGTATCACCAAATGGATCTACGAATGGATTTATGATACTCCAAAAGATGATTTCTGGCAATATTTTTCATTAGTgcaaaaaattttcaagaaatattctGATACAATTGAACAACTCTGCAGAAATGTAGTTTTAAACAAGAAACTTATGGTGAAACTACATGAATCAAAATTTGATGTTGTTCTTTCAGATGCTATTGGCCCCTGTGGTGAGCTGCTGGCTGAGCTACTTAAAGTACCATTTGTATACACTCTCCGCTTTACTCCTGGCTATACATATGAAAAGTATAGTGGGGGACTTACATTCCCTCCTTCCTATGTGCCCATTGTTATGTCTGAATTAAGTGATCAAATGACATTCATGGATCGGATTAAAAACATAATGTAtatgctttattttgatttttggttcCAGTCATTTGATGTGAAGAAATGGAATCAGTTTTACAGTGAAGTTCTAG GGAGACCCACTACAATATATGAGACAATGGGGAAAGCTGATTTTTGGCTCATTCGAACCTATTGGGATTTAGAATTTCCTCGTCCATTCTTACCAAATTTTGACTTTGTTGGAGGACTCCACTGTAAACCTGCCAAACCCCTCCCTAAG GAAATGGAAGAATTTGTACAGAGTTCTGGAGAAAATGGTATTGTGGTGTTTTCTCTGGGGTCGATGGTTTCTAACATGCCAGAAGAGAAAGCCAATATAATTGCATTTGCCCTTGCACAGATTCCACAAAGG GTCATCTGGAGATATCAAGGCAAGAAGCCAGATAAATTAGGACCCAACACTCGAACATACAACTGGATCCCCCAGAATGACCTTCTTG GTCATCCAAAAACCAAAGCTTTTATAACTCATGGTGGAGCCAATGGTGTCTATGAGGGGATTTACCATGGGATCCCTATGGTGGGCATTCCTTTGTTTGCGGATCAAGCTGACAACATTGCTCATGTGAAGGCCAAGGGAGCAGCTATTAGGTTGGAATACAGAACACTGACAAGTGCAGATCTTCTCAAGGCCTTGAGGATGGTCATTAATGACCCTTT ATATAAAGAGAATGCTATGAAGTTATCAAGAATTCACCGTGATCAGCCAGTGAAGCCTCTGGACCGAGCTGTCTTCTGGATTGAGTTTGTCATGCGCCACAAAGGAGCTAAACACCTCCGGGTGGCTGCCCATGACCTCTCCTGGTTCCAGTACTACTCTTTGGATGTGATTGGGTTCTTCCTGGTCTGTGTGGCAACTGTGATGTTCATCATCACTAAATGTTGTCTGTTTTGTTGCCAGATGTTTTCTAaaactggaaagaagaaaaaaagggagtaA